Genomic DNA from Papilio machaon chromosome 14, ilPapMach1.1, whole genome shotgun sequence:
TTGTTAATGTTGTCATCGAGTTTACGGTGAATTTATGGTCACTTTTTCGTCACTTGCTAGATATGTTTCCAAAGCTTGTTGTTTGAAAAGTTATCAAACTATACATTTTAGTCTGTACCAACTTTAAGGTGGATAAGGGTGCggattatcattaattaagcTCGATTATATCTCCGTTCTGTTTTCATTTTCACTTCACTGTCAATAGTCTCCATTTTATTGTTTCGGACATTAAGGACTTAGACATCACAAGTTAGGACTACTATTTCTTATTAcatcttataataataatgccGGTTGTGGCGGCGCCCGGTTTTTACTCGCTGTAGTATGAACAAGTCCTACAGGTTGTGTTGAATAGTTACATTCAATATTGTTCGTATTATCTCCATATGGAATATCTATCTACAAAAGGTGTTTTAAACTGTATGATATAACTTTATTCTCCAGCGTATATTATTAGTGACAATCCGACATAAAATTTCAGATGTGTATCAATTAAACagactaataaaaaattatattttaatattattgtctaAATTTGAACCTTTTTTAGATGTATCAAATCAGGTttctaactaaataaaattcatctCTGTTTCCAGTGGTAACGAGCAAGTGACAGGTGCGAATATGGGTATGCCGTACATCACCAAGTTCTGCTGGTGCATGGGTCTCGAGCTCGGCTCCAAGGTCATAGGATATCTACATCTGGTCAGTACGATTTACCTAAAATCATTCTGTAggattttgctttaaataataGCAGCatagaagtattttttttttatatcaaaagatggcaaacaagcaaacagCCATCAGTATTCGctgcaatagcgaggcgaccgttgcccatagacatccgcaaatgcagatgcgttgcctacctttaatcaacggagaaaggGACGCaaagaaaaaggatatttccccttcctatgcgtcccctcttccgccaaatccactttcccttcccatcctttcctaacaggaaaagggtgggaagggaaagaggactaaaattaggcctccgggaccacactcatcagacgaaacgcggaattgcttccacttcacgtctgtgtTCTgagtggtcgtggtatttcaccggtcgactcggccaattcgtgcacccaacaaatattgttgtcgcgggatctaccactgttaaaattaaaagtattaaaaaagattctTATCACGTGTCTTATCTTAAGACTTTAAAATCACTATCTCCCTCTAGGATATGCTTTACACTCGTCAAACCGACCGAGATTGGTATCCAGGATATCATGTTTGTGGTCGAGAGAGTCAGCTTATTCAATATGTATGATGTAGTAATGCATGTGGAGTGCATTGTGACGCAGATGGCGTCGCTGGCGATCGTGTGCGTGTGCGCGGCGACTGCGGGCAGCGCGTGGGGGCAGGCGGGGGGGCAGGCGGGGGGAGAGGGTGACGAGGAGGGCGTGTACTTGCGACTGGCCTCCGCCGCAATCGTCGTCGCCTGCTTCAGTCTGGTGCACGTCGCGCTCGCCCTCACGCTCATATACGCCGTGCATAAGGTCACTATTTACTATGATCGTATTTGGAAGGTAGTTTCGTTGTGTGGATGGCGGTGAGAACGTATCGTGTTGTTCAGCGCAAGATGTTGGTGGTGCGCGTGTGGGCGCTGGTGATGTGCGTGCTGTGGGCGGGCGCGCTGCTGTTCGTGCTGGTGTCGGCCGCCGCCTCGCGCCCGCACGGCTCCGGCTCCGACATCTTCCTCGCCTTCCTCGAGGGGACCCTGTTCTTCGGTGAGTGGTCCCCTCCCCGCACTTCCCCTCGCCTGCATCCGGCCGCGTGTGTCACCTCGTGTGTTGCGTGTTGCAGGCACGGTGGGGTACTGCATCCTCTGCGTGCACAGCTACTACCTGGTGCTGCGCTCCGGCAGCGACATGCAGGGACCCCCCAAGCACGACTACTGACTGCCTCGCATCGACCTCCCACAGACCCCCCACCGGCAATACCTTATTTGAGTTCACCACATTCTCCCCATAACCCCAACCCACCAGATGTGACAGCCAGATATTGGTAGCGTTGCCACATTTGGACTTCATCGCAATAGTGTTGCCAGCAGCGTTACAGAAGTTTTATTCAGTTTTCTTCTTGAATGGTAACATTGACGAGACTACAGATCACTATTTTTGTATACACACCGACAACGCTATCTGACGCGATGGGCAtaagtgaaactaaattatgacagctcactagcgccctcctgacAACGTCTGAAATGTCGCAACATCCTTTTTATGAAGTTGCCAtgaacttttttcttttatgtaattttctacGTTCTTTTGTGTAacatctctgtataaaacatgtcgtCATCactgtcattatatttgacaaatcagagataacaatatgttttaaactgagTTATATATTCTGAAAGAACCAACCGCGACAGCAGCGCCGCTTTCACCACTTTAGATATCCTTGTCTGACAATATACAcacatcatatttatttatatatttttgacatatGACCCAGTGGATTAttgatgttataataaaatgtcaaagatCTATGGAGAGAAGTATGCTAAATGTtagaaaaattgataaaattaaaaatacaactataacaaaaataacaggattaacaaatataaccacgattataaaacaatttaaatggaGGTGGGCCGGACACATTATGCGCGGCCCAGACAAATGGAGTAAATCAATTAACTTCTGGTACCCTAAAAGTGGCAAAAGGAAGCGCGGGAGACCAGTAAAAAGATGGGTTGACGAAATAAGGGCAGTAGCAGGACATACTTGGACCAGAACGGCAATACAAAGAGAAGAATGGAGGAAGTTGGAAGAGGCCTATGTCCGAAACGGGCACACAGATagtataagaaataaagaaatgtaacTATTAAACAATATGTAACTATGTATGTATCTATCTGAATAAaggctattattattattataataaaatgtcagAAATTGTATATTTAGGATAAGAAAGGTGATTCCTGCCTGCTGATGATGGCCTTCAGTTTGTTACGGACTTTACTAAAACGGCTTGTAATTCCAATATTACAGTACAAAGTTCCAAACAATTACAGTACAATTTcgtacaatatgttttatacgtgatttctttttttatttttgtattttaaagaaCAAAACTATAATCTCTAAGGGTGCTATGATTTTGGTTTAGACtatctaaatttttattttgtttttatgaaaatgttgaaaaaatatttacatttttttattaaataaaaataaaagtcttaTGAATGTAGTTTTGccaaatattttgcatttattgtgctttttaaaaaattttgcgCCGCAACAAGTTTATTGTAGGTATTTTTGGACGCTTTACAAAAATGCGATgttgtttaaatacaatacgTTTCAAAtaggaattatttaaaaatcgctacaaaaaattactttgtttaaattcggagcgtagaaataaaaaaaatatgttaaaaagatTTCAACTGTCCCtacgtttttaatatttgacagttatgacgtcacaatatggTGGCGCATGTTCTGGAAAATTCTTATTTGCAACGTAATGTATTCGTTGTTGTAGATGTTTCTAGATTATTAAGTGTTTACGATAAGGATAATACTAGATTTAAGACAGTTTAATATTGCTCGACAACTTTTGTATTCCCGCCTTTTTTAGTGCTACTATTTTTCGAATTtggtgtttaaaaataaaaaaaattcagacttgttattttaaaatgggaTCTAGTAATATAGTATAAagctaaaagtaaaaaaaaatatatataaaaagttcctaaAGTGAGGAAACAGATTTTAGCAGCaccttacttttttaaatttagatctttgttaattttaactttatattcgCCCAAAAAACATTTCCAATATGTGAATAACTATATTCAACTTCATGTcaacaaaataactttaatttaaagaacattttcttgttttaaaggcataatttaaaaaaaaaactgtgccATAATTTcgcatataaaattgttaaaaccaAGATAATGATGTTTATAAAAGGTCaccatttacaaaaatgtctgctttaaatattttatatacattgatTTAACATAAGTAAGTCTAGATTTATTCTGAATGTTGTCATATTTTAAGAATTGTTTAGAAATGATGCCATTatgtatacaaataataagaaaataaataaatatttacattgccttagtattttattacgcCTTGTCCACAAGCTCcactatatatgtatacacaATTAGTTTCAATTTATGTGTTGTCACTTTCAAAGACGTTGAGTGGTACA
This window encodes:
- the LOC106708406 gene encoding uncharacterized protein LOC106708406, with amino-acid sequence MGMPYITKFCWCMGLELGSKVIGYLHLMASLAIVCVCAATAGSAWGQAGGQAGGEGDEEGVYLRLASAAIVVACFSLVHVALALTLIYAVHKRKMLVVRVWALVMCVLWAGALLFVLVSAAASRPHGSGSDIFLAFLEGTLFFGTVGYCILCVHSYYLVLRSGSDMQGPPKHDY